In one Rhizobium lentis genomic region, the following are encoded:
- a CDS encoding carbohydrate ABC transporter permease, which produces MSVRNREWPVVLALTPVLILILAPFVWLVISSFKTEAEIGRADPFTWPADLMWRNYLDAWQIGGFGELVGNSLINLVGVVLLSLITCAPAGYALAKIRFPGREWLFYAFILGLTVPVQAIVIPLYQVLFGLNLVNTLAGIVLVQVSNGIPFGIFLMRSFFIGVPDDLIEAAKIDGASHFQILTKVFLPISTPAVQALVIISALSTWNDFFLPLIVLISPEVQTLPLGLVRFASTYASDYRLVFSGTVISFLPIILLYILMQRRFTEGLTQGAIKG; this is translated from the coding sequence ATGAGTGTACGCAACCGCGAATGGCCGGTGGTGCTGGCGCTGACGCCGGTCTTGATCCTGATCCTTGCCCCCTTCGTCTGGCTGGTGATTTCGAGCTTCAAGACCGAGGCCGAGATCGGCCGGGCTGATCCCTTCACCTGGCCCGCCGACCTGATGTGGCGGAATTATCTCGATGCCTGGCAAATCGGCGGGTTCGGCGAGCTCGTCGGCAACAGCCTGATCAATCTCGTCGGCGTCGTCCTCCTGTCGCTCATCACCTGCGCGCCGGCCGGTTATGCCCTCGCCAAGATCCGCTTTCCCGGCCGGGAGTGGCTGTTCTATGCCTTCATCCTCGGGCTCACCGTGCCGGTCCAGGCGATCGTCATCCCGCTCTACCAGGTGCTCTTCGGACTGAACCTCGTCAACACGCTTGCTGGTATCGTGCTGGTGCAGGTCAGCAACGGTATTCCCTTCGGCATTTTCCTGATGCGGAGCTTCTTCATCGGCGTGCCGGACGATCTGATCGAGGCCGCCAAGATCGACGGCGCCTCGCATTTCCAGATCCTCACCAAGGTCTTTCTGCCGATCTCGACGCCGGCGGTGCAGGCGCTCGTCATCATCAGCGCGCTCTCCACCTGGAACGACTTCTTCCTGCCGCTGATCGTGCTGATCAGCCCCGAGGTCCAGACACTGCCGCTCGGGCTGGTCCGTTTCGCCAGCACCTATGCCTCCGACTACCGCCTGGTCTTTTCGGGCACCGTCATTTCGTTCCTGCCGATCATTCTTCTCTACATCCTGATGCAGCGCCGCTTCACCGAGGGGCTGACGCAGGGAGCAATCAAGGGCTGA
- a CDS encoding carbohydrate ABC transporter permease produces MAGHTGGLSARMSKGRAAGAALPEGSPNDDARTAFWLVAPALALYAVFTLLPIAATFWLSFNSSAGFNTSASFVGVGNYAKAAQDPIVWKSLVHTFAWLAYHVVMAGGLGLLLALAVSRLRITQVFFRTAFFLPHLVSLAVVGVIWANIYDPFFGLLNTALTQIGLGAFTQGWLSDPALVLFSVNVASSWQGFGLYMLLFIAGLQNIDHSLYDAAEVDGANAFQKLIYVTLPGLREVMTFVISLAMINGLKGFATVFVMTNGGPFYQSELITTYIYRLAFQSQDHGLAAVLCILLSLLAIVITIVFNRWRARLSQ; encoded by the coding sequence GTGGCGGGACATACGGGCGGCCTGTCTGCCCGCATGTCCAAAGGCCGGGCGGCCGGCGCTGCCTTACCTGAGGGCTCGCCCAATGACGATGCCCGCACCGCATTCTGGCTGGTGGCGCCGGCGCTCGCGCTCTACGCCGTCTTCACGCTGCTGCCGATTGCTGCGACCTTCTGGCTGAGCTTCAACAGCTCCGCTGGCTTCAACACCTCGGCGAGTTTCGTCGGCGTCGGCAATTACGCCAAGGCGGCGCAGGATCCGATCGTCTGGAAGAGCCTCGTTCATACCTTCGCCTGGCTGGCCTATCATGTGGTGATGGCAGGCGGGCTCGGTCTTCTGCTGGCGCTTGCGGTCAGCAGGCTGAGGATCACGCAGGTCTTCTTCCGCACCGCTTTCTTCCTGCCGCATCTGGTCTCGCTCGCCGTGGTCGGCGTCATCTGGGCCAACATCTACGATCCGTTTTTCGGCCTGCTGAACACGGCCCTGACGCAGATCGGGCTCGGCGCCTTCACGCAAGGCTGGCTTTCGGATCCCGCTCTGGTGCTGTTCTCCGTCAACGTCGCAAGCTCTTGGCAGGGCTTCGGCCTTTACATGCTGCTCTTCATCGCCGGCCTGCAGAATATCGATCACTCGCTCTATGACGCAGCCGAAGTGGATGGCGCCAACGCTTTCCAGAAGCTGATCTATGTGACCCTGCCGGGACTTCGCGAGGTCATGACCTTCGTCATCTCGCTGGCGATGATCAACGGCCTCAAGGGCTTTGCCACAGTCTTCGTCATGACCAATGGCGGGCCGTTCTATCAGAGTGAACTGATCACGACCTATATTTATCGGCTTGCCTTCCAGTCCCAGGATCACGGGCTTGCGGCCGTGCTCTGCATCCTGCTCAGCCTGCTTGCGATCGTCATCACCATCGTCTTCAACCGCTGGCGCGCGAGGCTGTCCCAATGA
- a CDS encoding extracellular solute-binding protein: MLKFLARGTALAAMIATSSLAHAETLKMWGPEQITEPLVAQLWNGIKADFERANPDVTVEFMPPTGTISNGAVQAAIQSDAGPDVILTNSGIGRISVVKNAKQVMPLTEQYEKRGWKDQIYPWLYTELKGQFGGEIYEVPDGLDALGIWYHKDIFAQAGWKIPATWAEFETLMKAIEETGLQPIAIGPRTPGSAGHLFGNLLQSASGKEVIGKALRREVAFDDPSIAAGAVRLQKLVEAGYIKKEMAGLDLDGASRLWFNKRAAMFVAGPWFTANARKAGYDLANAGYAPMPSDIKGAAIPTGGVGWSWLVPVNSKQPELAMKWIDFMLSDAVMKKRAQDPASTMIYPREIPGVEPPTPVLKDIFAAAAGGVGYNPSVYLPGTVLDTYFQVIQGLISGQIGGEDGMKQLQAKMAEAK; encoded by the coding sequence ATGCTGAAATTTCTTGCCCGCGGCACGGCGCTGGCTGCGATGATCGCCACAAGCTCGCTGGCGCATGCCGAGACCCTGAAAATGTGGGGTCCGGAACAGATCACCGAACCGCTGGTCGCGCAGCTCTGGAACGGCATCAAGGCCGATTTCGAAAGGGCCAATCCCGATGTGACCGTCGAATTCATGCCGCCGACCGGGACGATCAGCAACGGCGCGGTGCAGGCGGCGATCCAGTCGGATGCCGGCCCCGACGTGATCCTCACCAATTCAGGCATCGGCCGCATCAGCGTCGTCAAGAACGCCAAGCAGGTGATGCCGCTCACCGAGCAATATGAGAAGCGCGGCTGGAAGGATCAGATCTATCCCTGGCTCTACACCGAGCTCAAGGGCCAGTTCGGGGGCGAAATCTACGAAGTTCCCGATGGGCTCGATGCTCTCGGCATCTGGTATCACAAAGACATTTTCGCGCAGGCGGGCTGGAAGATCCCGGCGACCTGGGCCGAGTTCGAAACGCTGATGAAGGCGATCGAGGAAACCGGCCTGCAGCCGATCGCCATCGGTCCGCGCACGCCGGGCAGCGCCGGCCATCTCTTCGGCAACCTGTTGCAATCGGCGAGCGGCAAGGAGGTGATCGGCAAGGCGCTGCGCCGCGAGGTCGCCTTCGACGATCCATCGATCGCCGCCGGCGCCGTCCGGCTGCAGAAGCTGGTCGAGGCGGGCTACATCAAGAAGGAAATGGCCGGCCTGGATCTCGATGGCGCCTCCCGCCTCTGGTTCAACAAGCGCGCGGCGATGTTCGTTGCCGGTCCCTGGTTCACCGCCAATGCCCGCAAGGCCGGCTATGACCTCGCCAACGCCGGTTATGCGCCGATGCCTTCCGACATCAAGGGTGCAGCGATCCCGACCGGCGGCGTCGGCTGGAGCTGGCTCGTGCCGGTCAATTCCAAGCAGCCGGAGCTTGCGATGAAGTGGATCGACTTCATGCTGTCGGATGCGGTGATGAAGAAGCGCGCGCAGGATCCGGCAAGCACGATGATCTACCCCCGCGAGATCCCCGGCGTCGAACCGCCGACCCCTGTTCTCAAAGATATCTTCGCCGCGGCCGCTGGCGGCGTCGGCTACAATCCGAGCGTCTATCTGCCGGGCACCGTTCTCGACACCTATTTCCAGGTTATCCAGGGCCTGATCTCCGGCCAGATCGGCGGCGAGGACGGCATGAAGCAACTCCAGGCGAAGATGGCCGAGGCCAAATAG
- a CDS encoding GntR family transcriptional regulator has translation MNAPRHLTLRERIYEEIVRLIVSGELPSGVSIDEKELTERLQVSRTPFREAIGTLAKEGLIEIKPYRGFFVRSFTPKEIDDLYELRKTLECFAVELAVPQMSDRHIAGFEHILDEAVAALRRGDMATYGIRDKEFHETIAELSGSAPLVETLARLALQIQICRSIANESRDLAVRAAEERDQILQAFRARDIARAKALMHAHISDVQQAVMARFQKEDPER, from the coding sequence ATGAACGCACCGCGCCACCTCACCCTTCGCGAGCGGATTTACGAGGAGATCGTTCGCCTGATCGTTTCCGGCGAACTGCCGAGCGGCGTCTCGATCGACGAAAAGGAACTGACGGAACGCCTGCAGGTCAGCCGCACGCCGTTCCGCGAGGCGATCGGCACGCTTGCCAAGGAAGGTCTGATCGAGATCAAGCCCTATCGTGGCTTCTTCGTGCGCAGCTTCACGCCCAAGGAGATCGACGACCTCTATGAATTACGCAAGACGCTTGAGTGCTTCGCCGTCGAACTCGCTGTTCCGCAGATGAGCGACCGGCATATCGCCGGCTTCGAACACATCCTCGACGAGGCGGTGGCGGCGCTGCGCCGCGGCGACATGGCGACCTACGGCATCCGCGACAAGGAATTTCACGAGACCATCGCCGAGCTTTCAGGAAGTGCGCCGCTGGTCGAAACGCTGGCGCGGCTGGCGCTGCAGATCCAGATCTGCCGCTCGATCGCCAATGAGAGCCGCGATCTGGCCGTAAGGGCGGCCGAGGAGCGCGATCAGATCCTGCAGGCTTTCAGAGCGCGTGACATCGCCCGCGCCAAGGCACTGATGCACGCACATATCAGCGATGTTCAGCAGGCCGTCATGGCGCGGTTTCAGAAAGAAGATCCGGAGCGTTAG
- a CDS encoding Tm-1-like ATP-binding domain-containing protein gives MRKVYIVGTCDTKGAELNYAREVLLSAGTEAVLVDVGTLAEGAGADIPACDVAAFHPDGAAAVLGQTDRGTAVSAMATALTGFLKSRNDIGAVLGLGGTGNTALVTEAMRALPIGLPKLMVSTVASGNVAPYVGPNDLTMMYSVVDVAGLNAISRKVIGNAANAAAGMARNPVPASRDDRPGIGMTMFGVTTSCVTQVREMLAKTHEIYVFHATGVGGQSMEKLADSGLLQGVIDVTTTEVPDLLVGGVFPATEDRFGAIIRSGLPYVGSVGAVDMVNFGARDTVPAPFCDRRLHVHNAQVTLMRTTPEENRRIGAFIVERLNRMQGPVRFLLPLQGVSAIDAAGQPFYDPDADEALFSVIRAGWNDAPNRRLIEIDAHINSPEFAAALVASFHDIHA, from the coding sequence ATGCGAAAGGTCTATATCGTCGGCACCTGCGACACCAAGGGCGCTGAACTGAACTACGCCAGGGAGGTGCTTCTTTCAGCCGGAACCGAGGCCGTTCTGGTCGATGTCGGCACGCTTGCTGAGGGTGCGGGCGCCGACATTCCAGCGTGCGACGTCGCGGCATTTCATCCGGATGGTGCTGCGGCCGTGCTCGGGCAGACCGACCGGGGAACCGCGGTTTCGGCCATGGCCACGGCGCTGACGGGTTTCCTGAAATCACGCAACGATATCGGCGCCGTCCTCGGCCTCGGCGGAACCGGCAATACCGCACTTGTAACGGAAGCGATGCGGGCGCTTCCCATCGGCCTGCCGAAACTGATGGTCTCGACCGTCGCCTCGGGCAATGTGGCTCCATATGTCGGGCCGAATGATCTCACCATGATGTATTCGGTCGTCGACGTCGCCGGCCTGAATGCGATCTCGCGCAAGGTGATCGGCAATGCGGCGAATGCGGCGGCCGGCATGGCCCGCAACCCCGTGCCCGCGTCCAGGGATGATCGACCGGGCATCGGCATGACCATGTTCGGCGTCACCACGTCCTGCGTCACGCAGGTTCGCGAGATGCTCGCCAAGACCCATGAAATCTATGTCTTCCATGCGACCGGCGTCGGCGGCCAGTCGATGGAGAAGCTCGCCGATTCAGGTCTGCTGCAGGGCGTGATCGATGTGACGACGACCGAGGTTCCCGATCTCCTTGTCGGCGGCGTCTTTCCCGCGACCGAGGATCGCTTCGGCGCCATCATCCGCAGCGGCCTGCCCTATGTCGGCTCGGTCGGCGCCGTCGATATGGTGAATTTTGGCGCGCGCGACACAGTGCCGGCACCGTTCTGTGACCGAAGGCTTCACGTCCATAATGCGCAGGTTACCCTGATGCGCACCACCCCAGAGGAAAATCGCCGGATCGGCGCCTTCATTGTCGAACGGCTCAACCGGATGCAGGGGCCGGTCCGCTTTCTGCTGCCGCTTCAGGGCGTGTCGGCGATCGATGCCGCCGGCCAGCCGTTCTACGATCCCGACGCCGACGAGGCACTGTTTTCCGTCATCCGCGCCGGCTGGAACGATGCGCCGAACAGGCGCCTCATCGAGATAGACGCCCACATCAACAGTCCGGAATTTGCCGCGGCACTCGTTGCCAGCTTCCACGATATCCACGCCTGA
- a CDS encoding phosphoenolpyruvate hydrolase family protein, whose protein sequence is MTNANRNDILSKLRRKIAEGRPIIGGGAGTGLSAKSEEAGGIDLIVIYNSGRYRMAGRGSLAGLLACGNANEIVKDMGREVLPVVRHTPVLAGVNGTDPFMLPDHFIDELKAMGFAGIQNFPTVGLIDGTFRANLEETGMGFDLEVDIIARAHAKDMLTTPYVFSSDDAAAMTKAGADIVVCHLGLTTGGAIGAETALTLDGCVEKINAWSDAARSVRDDIIVLCHGGPIAMPADAAYVLARCKTCNGFYGASSMERLPTEVAIRAQVEDFAKM, encoded by the coding sequence TTGACCAACGCCAACCGCAACGACATTCTGAGCAAGCTTCGCCGCAAGATCGCCGAGGGCCGGCCGATCATCGGCGGCGGCGCCGGCACGGGCCTCTCGGCAAAGAGCGAGGAGGCAGGCGGTATCGACCTTATCGTGATCTATAATTCCGGCCGTTACCGCATGGCTGGACGCGGCTCGCTGGCCGGCCTGCTCGCCTGCGGCAACGCCAACGAGATCGTCAAGGACATGGGCCGCGAGGTCCTGCCGGTTGTGCGCCACACGCCGGTGCTTGCCGGCGTCAACGGCACCGATCCGTTCATGCTGCCCGATCACTTCATCGACGAACTGAAGGCAATGGGTTTTGCCGGCATCCAGAATTTTCCGACGGTCGGGCTGATCGACGGCACGTTCCGCGCCAATCTCGAAGAGACCGGCATGGGCTTCGATCTGGAAGTCGACATCATCGCCCGTGCGCACGCCAAGGACATGCTGACGACGCCCTATGTCTTCAGCAGCGATGATGCCGCCGCCATGACCAAGGCGGGTGCCGACATCGTGGTCTGCCATCTCGGCCTGACCACGGGAGGCGCGATCGGTGCGGAAACTGCGCTGACGCTCGACGGATGCGTGGAGAAGATCAACGCATGGTCGGATGCCGCAAGATCGGTGCGCGACGACATCATCGTGCTCTGCCATGGCGGCCCCATCGCCATGCCCGCGGACGCGGCCTATGTGCTCGCCCGCTGCAAGACTTGCAATGGCTTTTACGGCGCCAGCTCAATGGAGCGCTTGCCGACCGAGGTCGC